The following proteins come from a genomic window of Lachnoclostridium phytofermentans ISDg:
- a CDS encoding undecaprenyl-diphosphate phosphatase gives MDFIELLKVIFLGIVEGITEWLPISSTGHLLLVDEFLKVNLSKDFMSMFNVVIQLGAILAVVVLFFKKLWPFSKEEKNFIKKDTFTLWFKIVVACIPGIVMIPFDSKIEDLFFNPQTIATTLILYGILFIIIENRNAGKQPKVAKLSDITYQMAFMIGLFQILAMIPGTSRSGATIIGAMLFGASRYVAAEFTFFLAIPTMFGASLLKLLKFGFTFTGAEIVALITGMLTAFIVSIIVIKFLMGYIKKNNFKVFGWYRIVLGAIVAGYFLLAR, from the coding sequence ATGGATTTTATTGAATTATTAAAGGTCATATTTCTTGGTATTGTCGAAGGAATCACAGAATGGCTGCCAATTAGTAGTACCGGTCATTTACTTTTAGTAGATGAATTTCTAAAAGTAAATTTAAGTAAAGATTTTATGTCTATGTTTAATGTAGTAATACAGTTAGGCGCAATTCTTGCAGTCGTAGTGTTGTTTTTTAAGAAACTATGGCCATTCTCAAAGGAAGAGAAAAACTTTATTAAAAAAGATACATTTACATTATGGTTTAAAATAGTTGTGGCTTGTATTCCTGGAATCGTGATGATACCATTTGACTCGAAGATAGAAGATTTATTCTTTAATCCTCAAACAATCGCTACAACGTTAATCCTATATGGTATTTTATTTATTATCATTGAAAATCGCAATGCTGGAAAACAGCCTAAGGTTGCAAAGTTATCTGACATTACATACCAGATGGCGTTTATGATTGGTTTATTCCAAATTCTCGCAATGATTCCTGGTACATCAAGATCTGGTGCAACAATTATTGGTGCAATGTTATTTGGAGCTTCTCGTTATGTGGCTGCAGAATTTACTTTTTTCTTAGCGATTCCAACAATGTTTGGTGCTAGCTTACTTAAATTATTAAAATTTGGATTTACGTTTACTGGTGCTGAGATTGTTGCTTTAATCACCGGTATGTTAACTGCATTTATAGTATCTATTATTGTAATTAAGTTCTTAATGGGCTATATCAAAAAGAACAACTTCAAGGTATTTGGTTGGTATCGAATTGTCCTTGGTGCCATTGTGGCAGGGTATTTCTTACTTGCAAGATAA
- a CDS encoding ClpP family protease, producing the protein MSDVNFILYDSEQKIQAENNESVKDTVNMNSVKESSIEMLSAENQEVTNKELVKETPLKDDANNTQKKSPTGDKQVKGNIKKEKLEEENLKNENEKLKGQKIQDYGQATLEDNGKNHKIHLLSIIGEIEGHECLSQNAKTTKYEHVLPQLATIEDDTETDGLLILINTVGGDVSCGLALAEMIASLSKPTVSLVIGDSHSIGVPLAVATNYSFIVPTGTMIVHPVRMSGMVIGAPQTYDYFKLIQDRIVGFVSSHSKIKKEKLEQLMLNTGMLSKDLGTILVGDEAVAEGIINEVGGIKQAIEKLHQMIEEKNSNR; encoded by the coding sequence ATGAGTGATGTGAATTTTATCTTATATGATAGTGAGCAAAAGATCCAAGCAGAAAATAATGAATCCGTAAAAGATACAGTTAATATGAATTCAGTAAAAGAAAGTTCGATAGAGATGTTGAGTGCAGAGAATCAGGAAGTAACAAATAAAGAATTAGTAAAAGAAACACCATTAAAGGACGATGCTAACAATACGCAGAAAAAATCACCTACAGGGGATAAGCAGGTGAAGGGTAATATTAAGAAGGAAAAACTAGAAGAGGAAAATTTAAAGAATGAGAATGAAAAATTAAAAGGTCAAAAGATTCAGGATTATGGGCAAGCCACTTTAGAGGATAATGGGAAGAACCATAAGATTCATCTATTATCTATAATTGGAGAAATCGAGGGACATGAATGTTTGTCTCAAAATGCAAAAACAACTAAATACGAGCACGTACTACCTCAGCTTGCAACAATTGAAGATGATACAGAGACAGATGGACTGCTAATTTTAATTAATACAGTTGGCGGGGATGTATCCTGTGGATTAGCACTAGCGGAGATGATAGCTTCTCTAAGCAAGCCAACGGTTTCTCTTGTGATTGGGGATAGCCATTCGATTGGCGTCCCGCTTGCAGTTGCAACTAATTATTCCTTTATTGTTCCAACCGGTACGATGATTGTACATCCAGTTCGAATGTCAGGGATGGTAATAGGTGCACCACAGACCTATGATTACTTTAAGTTAATTCAAGATAGAATTGTAGGTTTTGTTTCCAGCCATTCAAAGATTAAAAAAGAAAAGCTGGAGCAATTGATGCTAAATACTGGTATGCTATCCAAAGACCTTGGTACGATTCTTGTAGGTGATGAAGCAGTAGCGGAAGGCATTATTAATGAGGTTGGTGGCATTAAACAAGCGATTGAAAAACTACATCAAATGATAGAAGAAAAAAATAGTAATAGATAG
- a CDS encoding O-acetylhomoserine aminocarboxypropyltransferase/cysteine synthase family protein, with amino-acid sequence MEYNKLSTICVQAGYTPKNGEPRVLPIYQSTTFKYDSADTVGKLFDLQEEGFFYTRLANPTVDCVEKKIAALEGGIGAMCTSSGQSATLLAILNICNAGDHIISSSAIYGGTTNLLAVTLKKLGIEVTFVNPDATKEELEVAVKENTKLYFAETLANPSLVVIDIKLWAEVARQNGVPLFIDNTFATPINCRPLEFGANIVIHSTSKYMDGHASALGGVIVDGGNFDWNNGKFLGLTTPDESYHGVIYTEFAGKAAFITKARTQLMRDMGVMPSPNNAFLLNLGLETLHLRVKRHCENALIVAKWLSENDKITWVNYPSLEGNKYYALAKEYMPNGTSGVISFGVRGGREAAMKFMDQLKLAAIVVHVADARTSVLHPASTTHRQLSDEQLISAGVSADLIRMSIGIEDVADIIADINQALDSVE; translated from the coding sequence ATGGAGTATAATAAGTTATCTACAATATGTGTACAAGCAGGATACACACCAAAGAATGGTGAACCAAGAGTGCTTCCAATCTACCAAAGCACAACATTTAAGTACGATTCTGCCGATACGGTAGGAAAACTTTTTGATTTACAAGAGGAAGGGTTTTTCTATACTAGACTTGCGAATCCAACCGTTGATTGTGTAGAAAAGAAAATCGCAGCATTAGAAGGCGGTATTGGAGCAATGTGCACTTCTTCAGGCCAATCCGCTACGTTACTTGCAATACTTAATATTTGTAATGCTGGAGATCATATCATATCCTCGAGTGCTATCTATGGTGGTACTACGAATCTTCTTGCAGTTACATTAAAGAAATTAGGAATAGAAGTAACTTTTGTAAATCCAGATGCTACCAAGGAAGAGTTAGAGGTTGCTGTGAAGGAAAATACAAAACTTTATTTTGCAGAGACCTTAGCGAATCCGTCCTTAGTTGTAATTGACATCAAGTTGTGGGCTGAAGTAGCACGCCAAAACGGTGTGCCATTATTTATTGATAATACATTTGCAACGCCAATCAATTGCCGTCCATTGGAATTTGGTGCTAACATTGTTATTCATTCTACTTCTAAGTATATGGATGGACATGCGTCAGCTTTGGGTGGAGTTATCGTTGATGGTGGTAACTTTGACTGGAATAACGGTAAATTCTTAGGGTTAACAACACCGGATGAGTCCTATCATGGGGTAATCTATACAGAATTTGCGGGTAAAGCTGCATTTATCACAAAAGCAAGAACTCAGTTAATGAGAGATATGGGGGTAATGCCTTCACCAAATAATGCATTCTTATTAAACCTTGGACTAGAAACATTACATCTTCGAGTAAAACGTCATTGCGAGAATGCTCTTATCGTAGCAAAATGGTTATCAGAGAATGATAAGATAACATGGGTTAACTATCCTTCCTTAGAAGGAAATAAGTATTATGCTCTTGCAAAAGAGTATATGCCTAATGGTACTAGTGGTGTAATTTCTTTTGGAGTTCGTGGTGGAAGAGAAGCAGCAATGAAGTTTATGGATCAGCTTAAATTAGCTGCTATCGTAGTTCATGTTGCGGACGCAAGAACATCTGTCCTACATCCTGCAAGTACTACACACCGCCAATTATCTGATGAACAGTTAATTTCTGCAGGTGTTAGTGCAGATTTGATTCGTATGAGTATCGGAATTGAAGATGTTGCAGATATTATCGCGGATATAAATCAAGCCCTTGATAGCGTGGAGTAA
- a CDS encoding M16 family metallopeptidase, giving the protein MVKVNVLKNGIKVVTEELSYLRTVSFGVWIRVGSAKENKENNGIAHMIEHMLFKGTKTKTAKEIADIIASIGDDVNAFTSKEQTCYYGTTITESLSILVELIADMLCNSLLSEEDLRKEKRVIYEEIDMYEDSADDMVHEILQQNVFKDQPLGYIISGAKKNVRSFKRMQLIDFMAKHYVAENIVISVAGNFSEKELMDQLERCFGGIRGTNPKALNSLTLLKKKKDELLLAPYEEKFQKKHDDIPSYHTCFCQRHKDNEQLHINLAYPSIPLGSDESVVFAVVNSMLGGSNNSRLFQRIREELSLVYSIYTYGSAFEKAGLYHLDITVNPQQAFRVLRETKLVMDEFLTTPITKEELDTHKAQVKTEFILGSESAKARMNSNAKSVLVRGYVKTLDEIIEELNRLSAEDIIRFANKVWGESSASLCVIGAESGVSFRALKKEYQNLFFINPNTKA; this is encoded by the coding sequence ATGGTTAAAGTAAATGTATTAAAAAATGGTATAAAGGTAGTCACAGAGGAGCTTTCCTATCTTAGGACTGTCTCCTTTGGTGTATGGATTCGAGTTGGTTCCGCAAAAGAGAATAAGGAAAACAACGGAATCGCACATATGATTGAACATATGCTGTTTAAAGGAACGAAAACAAAAACAGCAAAAGAGATCGCAGATATTATTGCATCCATCGGTGATGATGTGAATGCTTTTACTAGCAAGGAACAAACTTGCTATTATGGTACGACGATTACAGAGAGTTTATCGATTTTAGTTGAGTTAATTGCAGATATGTTATGCAATTCATTGCTATCAGAAGAGGATTTAAGAAAAGAAAAAAGAGTGATCTATGAAGAGATTGATATGTATGAAGACTCAGCAGATGATATGGTACATGAGATTTTACAGCAGAATGTATTTAAAGATCAACCCCTTGGTTATATCATCTCGGGCGCTAAGAAAAATGTACGCTCATTTAAAAGAATGCAACTAATTGATTTTATGGCAAAACATTATGTAGCAGAAAACATAGTAATATCGGTAGCAGGCAATTTTTCAGAAAAAGAGCTAATGGATCAGTTAGAAAGGTGTTTCGGAGGAATTCGTGGAACGAATCCGAAAGCTTTGAACTCTCTTACTTTACTAAAGAAAAAGAAGGACGAGCTATTATTAGCTCCATATGAAGAAAAATTTCAAAAGAAACATGATGATATTCCAAGCTATCATACCTGTTTTTGTCAAAGACACAAAGACAATGAGCAATTACATATCAATCTTGCGTACCCATCCATACCTCTTGGTTCGGATGAGTCTGTTGTATTTGCGGTTGTAAATTCAATGCTTGGTGGAAGTAATAACTCTAGGTTATTTCAACGAATACGTGAAGAATTATCCTTAGTATATTCCATCTATACCTATGGAAGCGCGTTTGAAAAAGCAGGTTTGTATCATTTGGATATTACAGTAAATCCACAGCAGGCTTTCCGTGTGCTACGTGAAACGAAACTGGTAATGGATGAGTTTTTAACAACACCAATTACGAAAGAAGAACTTGATACTCACAAAGCTCAAGTAAAGACAGAGTTTATTTTAGGCAGTGAAAGTGCAAAAGCACGTATGAATTCCAATGCAAAAAGTGTTTTAGTTCGTGGTTATGTGAAAACTTTAGATGAGATTATCGAGGAATTAAATCGGCTATCTGCTGAGGATATTATTCGTTTCGCGAATAAAGTATGGGGAGAAAGCTCAGCGAGTTTGTGCGTAATTGGTGCAGAAAGCGGAGTTAGTTTCCGAGCGTTAAAAAAAGAGTATCAGAATTTATTTTTCATTAATCCTAATACAAAAGCATAG
- a CDS encoding PTS glucose transporter subunit IIA, whose product MAQYDYIAIWVGGIALAVLVIMIIAFLIYRKRHVNHHSMKEQKSRKMKDLPAKKKMVKNVQGNDSQTKKITPVVTLDSGNNTSGNQRLDGARISHRRNHPDRVAEESMWKEKKEQEEDEILKKMENERKNKVFMIYSPCNGEMGDAVENVTDAKECGLDYPGVIIAPSDDKVYAPINGRISWKSENPNMVSIQSDTGVEVLLSVLKEDEVLQTEVFTMKTAQGAYIGMGEQLCQFTQGLIRKGNRIYKMKMELSSYQEGQLLLVKRFSYISHGDKIITLKTERNAVETA is encoded by the coding sequence ATGGCACAATATGATTATATAGCGATATGGGTCGGCGGTATCGCTCTTGCAGTTTTAGTTATAATGATAATTGCTTTTCTTATTTACAGGAAGAGACATGTCAATCATCATAGTATGAAGGAACAAAAGAGCAGAAAAATGAAGGACCTACCAGCAAAGAAAAAGATGGTTAAGAACGTCCAGGGAAATGATTCCCAGACGAAAAAAATAACTCCTGTTGTTACTTTAGATTCAGGTAACAATACATCAGGAAACCAGCGTTTAGATGGAGCAAGAATATCACATCGACGTAATCATCCAGACCGGGTAGCAGAAGAATCAATGTGGAAAGAGAAAAAAGAACAAGAAGAGGATGAGATACTAAAGAAAATGGAAAATGAGCGAAAGAATAAAGTATTTATGATATATAGTCCTTGTAATGGGGAGATGGGGGATGCTGTAGAAAATGTTACGGACGCCAAGGAATGTGGCTTAGATTATCCGGGAGTTATTATCGCACCTTCAGATGATAAAGTTTATGCTCCTATTAATGGACGAATCTCATGGAAATCCGAAAATCCTAACATGGTATCCATTCAATCTGACACTGGTGTAGAAGTTCTTTTATCGGTGTTAAAAGAGGATGAAGTTTTACAAACCGAGGTATTCACAATGAAGACTGCGCAAGGTGCTTACATCGGTATGGGAGAGCAGTTATGTCAATTTACGCAAGGCTTAATACGTAAGGGAAACCGTATTTATAAGATGAAAATGGAACTTTCATCTTATCAGGAGGGACAGCTCTTATTAGTGAAGCGATTTAGTTATATCTCACATGGAGATAAAATAATAACCCTGAAAACGGAACGCAATGCAGTAGAAACTGCTTAA
- a CDS encoding polyribonucleotide nucleotidyltransferase, whose product MYKSFSMELAGRTLSVDVGRVAAQANGAAFMHYGDTVVLSTATASDKPREGIDFFPLSVEYEEKLYAVGKVPGGFNKREGKASENAILTSRVIDRPMRPLFPKDYRNDVTLNNLVMSVDPDCSPELTAMLGSAISVAISDIPFDGPCATTQVGLVDGELVFNPTAAQKAVSDLALTVASTRDKVIMIEAGANEVPEDKMLEAIFAAHEVNQEVIQFIDKIVAEFGKEKHGYISCEIPEEMFAAIKEVVTPEQMEEAVFTDVKQVREENIREIKNKLAEVFEESNPEWLHLIDEAVYKYQKKTVRKMILKDHKRPDGREIHQIRRLAAEVDMLPRVHGSGMFTRGQTQILTVTTLAPLSEAQKLDGLDEAEKSKRYMHHYNFPSYSVGETKPSRGPGRREIGHGALAERALIPVLPSEAEFPYAIRTVSETMESNGSTSQASVCASTLSLMAAGVPIKKQVAGISCGLVTGDTDDDYLVLTDIQGLEDFFGDMDFKVAGTHDGITAIQMDIKIHGLTRAIIEEAIRRTKEAREYIINEVMTPAIAEPRTEVGKYAPKIIQIQIDPQKIGDVVGQRGKTINAIIEQTGVKIDINDEGAVSVCGTDKDMMDKAINMIRTIVTEFEEGQVFEGKVISIKEFGAFLEFAPGKEGMVHISKISKERINHVEDVLTLGDVVKVVCLGKDKMGRISFSIKDYKEEN is encoded by the coding sequence ATGTACAAAAGTTTTTCCATGGAACTTGCCGGCAGAACATTAAGTGTTGATGTTGGTAGAGTTGCAGCGCAAGCAAATGGTGCTGCATTTATGCATTATGGCGATACTGTAGTATTATCTACAGCTACAGCATCTGATAAGCCAAGAGAAGGAATTGATTTCTTCCCATTAAGTGTAGAATATGAAGAAAAGTTATATGCAGTTGGTAAGGTACCAGGTGGATTTAATAAGAGAGAAGGTAAAGCAAGTGAAAATGCTATTTTAACTTCTCGTGTTATTGACCGTCCAATGAGACCTTTGTTCCCAAAAGATTATCGTAATGACGTTACATTAAATAATCTAGTAATGTCTGTTGATCCAGATTGTAGCCCAGAGTTAACTGCAATGCTTGGCTCTGCTATTTCTGTAGCAATTTCTGATATCCCATTTGATGGACCATGTGCAACAACTCAAGTTGGTCTTGTTGATGGAGAGCTTGTATTTAATCCAACAGCTGCTCAGAAAGCAGTATCTGATCTTGCATTAACAGTAGCTTCAACAAGAGATAAAGTTATCATGATTGAAGCAGGTGCAAATGAAGTACCAGAAGATAAGATGTTAGAAGCTATCTTTGCTGCTCATGAGGTAAATCAAGAAGTAATTCAGTTTATCGATAAAATCGTAGCTGAATTTGGTAAAGAAAAACACGGCTATATTAGTTGCGAAATTCCAGAAGAGATGTTTGCAGCAATCAAAGAGGTTGTTACTCCAGAACAGATGGAAGAAGCAGTATTTACTGATGTGAAACAGGTTAGAGAAGAAAATATCCGTGAAATTAAGAATAAATTAGCTGAAGTTTTTGAAGAAAGCAATCCAGAGTGGCTTCATTTAATTGATGAAGCAGTTTATAAATATCAGAAGAAGACAGTTCGTAAGATGATTTTAAAAGATCACAAGCGTCCAGATGGTAGAGAAATCCACCAGATTCGTCGTCTTGCTGCAGAAGTAGATATGCTTCCAAGAGTACATGGTAGCGGTATGTTTACCCGTGGTCAAACTCAGATATTAACAGTAACTACGTTAGCACCTTTATCAGAGGCACAGAAGTTAGATGGTCTTGATGAAGCTGAGAAAAGTAAGAGATATATGCATCACTACAACTTCCCATCCTATTCTGTTGGTGAGACAAAGCCAAGTAGAGGACCAGGACGTCGTGAAATCGGTCATGGTGCATTAGCAGAAAGAGCATTAATACCTGTTCTTCCAAGTGAGGCAGAGTTCCCATATGCAATTCGTACGGTATCTGAGACTATGGAATCTAACGGTTCTACTTCTCAGGCGAGTGTTTGTGCTTCTACCTTATCCTTAATGGCAGCTGGTGTTCCAATTAAGAAACAGGTTGCTGGTATTTCTTGTGGTTTGGTGACTGGTGATACAGATGATGATTATTTAGTATTAACAGATATTCAGGGTCTTGAAGATTTCTTCGGCGATATGGACTTTAAGGTTGCTGGTACTCATGATGGTATCACTGCAATTCAGATGGATATTAAGATTCATGGTTTAACAAGAGCAATTATCGAAGAAGCAATTAGAAGAACAAAGGAAGCAAGAGAGTATATTATCAATGAAGTTATGACTCCAGCTATTGCTGAGCCAAGAACAGAAGTTGGTAAGTATGCGCCTAAGATTATTCAGATTCAAATCGATCCTCAGAAGATTGGTGACGTTGTTGGTCAGAGAGGTAAGACAATCAATGCAATCATCGAGCAGACTGGTGTAAAGATTGACATTAATGATGAAGGTGCAGTATCCGTTTGTGGAACAGACAAGGATATGATGGATAAAGCAATCAATATGATTCGTACTATCGTAACTGAGTTTGAAGAAGGTCAGGTATTTGAAGGTAAAGTCATCAGTATCAAAGAATTCGGTGCATTCCTTGAATTTGCTCCTGGCAAAGAAGGTATGGTTCATATCTCTAAGATTAGCAAAGAAAGAATCAATCACGTTGAAGATGTGTTAACCTTAGGAGATGTTGTTAAAGTAGTATGCCTTGGTAAGGATAAGATGGGCCGTATTAGCTTTAGTATTAAGGATTATAAAGAAGAGAATTAA
- a CDS encoding bifunctional folylpolyglutamate synthase/dihydrofolate synthase: protein MNYQEAIKYLRSYKRNTGELSLKNLNKLLDYMDHPEKKLKFIHVAGTNGKGSTCKMLSSILRCAGLKVGLFTSPFLETENEQIQINGEVISNEDFAKVCKKVKDFTTYLMLDEIPTEFELTTAMAFQYFYDTKCDLVVLEVGLGGELDATNVIETPLVSVLTNIGIDHVDYLGTTLKEIACKKAGIIKENGIVVSYEQEKEVEEVIKLTCEERHNKLVFAEFSELKLHQENLSRQKFSYKQNTNLSLSLIGEHQRKNAAVALEVIAQLQTLGYKISENAISEGMNYVTWPGRFEVLCKQPLVILDGGHNVQCVEAFSEVLKQFIPGKKAIVILGVLADKDYKGMIPYLVPFTKRFIAVTPKNTRALPSEQLAEELSKHHPLVSHNATPVEGIMAALRDAREDDIICVIGSLYMAAEIRDCFIGE, encoded by the coding sequence ATGAATTATCAAGAAGCAATTAAATATCTGAGAAGTTACAAGAGAAATACTGGAGAATTATCACTGAAGAACTTAAATAAGCTATTAGATTACATGGATCATCCTGAAAAGAAGTTAAAATTTATTCATGTTGCTGGTACCAATGGCAAGGGTTCTACATGTAAGATGCTATCCTCCATTTTACGTTGTGCTGGGTTAAAAGTAGGATTATTTACATCACCTTTTTTAGAAACTGAAAATGAACAGATTCAAATCAATGGAGAAGTGATAAGCAATGAAGATTTTGCTAAAGTCTGTAAGAAGGTAAAAGATTTTACAACTTACCTCATGCTTGATGAGATACCAACAGAATTTGAATTGACTACCGCAATGGCATTTCAGTATTTTTACGATACCAAATGTGACTTGGTTGTATTAGAGGTAGGGCTCGGTGGTGAGCTGGATGCGACAAATGTGATTGAGACGCCTTTGGTTTCGGTGTTAACGAATATAGGTATAGATCATGTCGACTACTTAGGAACAACACTAAAAGAAATTGCTTGTAAGAAAGCGGGTATCATAAAAGAGAATGGTATTGTTGTAAGTTATGAGCAGGAGAAAGAAGTAGAAGAAGTGATAAAATTAACTTGTGAAGAAAGACATAATAAACTTGTGTTCGCAGAATTTTCTGAATTAAAACTTCACCAGGAGAATTTATCCAGGCAAAAATTTTCTTATAAACAAAATACTAACCTATCCTTATCTTTGATAGGAGAGCATCAAAGAAAAAATGCGGCAGTAGCCCTTGAAGTAATTGCTCAGCTACAAACTTTGGGTTATAAAATTTCTGAAAATGCTATTTCAGAGGGAATGAATTATGTTACTTGGCCAGGAAGATTCGAGGTTTTGTGTAAACAACCATTGGTAATTTTAGATGGTGGACATAATGTTCAGTGTGTAGAAGCATTCTCTGAAGTTTTAAAGCAATTCATTCCAGGGAAAAAAGCAATTGTAATTCTTGGTGTCTTGGCTGATAAAGATTATAAAGGAATGATCCCATATCTTGTTCCTTTTACAAAAAGATTTATTGCCGTAACTCCGAAAAACACTAGAGCGTTACCTTCAGAACAACTAGCTGAAGAGTTATCAAAGCACCATCCTTTGGTTTCGCACAATGCAACACCAGTCGAAGGTATTATGGCAGCTTTAAGAGATGCAAGAGAAGATGACATTATCTGTGTTATTGGTTCACTATATATGGCAGCAGAAATCAGGGATTGTTTTATTGGTGAATAG
- a CDS encoding folate family ECF transporter S component, with protein sequence MLNQEKNVKNKDLKKGKKVFTLETFIVLALLVAIEVILTRFLSLKEWNIRFSFGFIPVVIAAILYGPIASATVAACSDFLGAILFPMGAYFPGFTITAFISGIVYGLFLHKKQSLPNIVGAAVVNQFFCGLVINSYWLSIISGKSTFWGLIPIRSIQSAVMSIVIISVTYVISKTIVPIIKKAIVIM encoded by the coding sequence ATGCTAAATCAAGAGAAAAATGTTAAAAACAAAGATTTAAAAAAAGGAAAAAAGGTATTTACATTAGAGACTTTTATAGTATTAGCATTGCTCGTAGCTATTGAGGTGATTTTAACTAGGTTTTTATCACTAAAGGAATGGAATATACGATTTTCCTTTGGTTTTATTCCAGTGGTAATTGCAGCAATTTTATACGGACCAATAGCAAGTGCAACAGTTGCTGCATGTTCTGATTTTTTAGGAGCAATCCTATTTCCTATGGGAGCATATTTTCCTGGATTTACAATCACTGCATTTATAAGTGGTATCGTCTATGGATTATTTCTTCATAAAAAACAAAGTTTACCGAATATCGTCGGTGCGGCAGTTGTAAATCAGTTTTTCTGTGGATTAGTGATTAATTCTTATTGGCTTTCGATTATATCGGGTAAGTCTACCTTCTGGGGATTAATTCCTATTCGCTCCATACAATCTGCAGTGATGTCGATCGTTATTATCAGTGTAACTTATGTTATAAGTAAAACAATTGTTCCAATTATTAAAAAAGCAATAGTTATAATGTAA
- a CDS encoding MATE family efflux transporter, translating to MNLIHEMKQDKAFLKKAAMIAIPIALQGLLNNVLNFVDTLMISRLDTTTVAAVGIANKIFFVVSLLLFGICSGSCILTSQYWGMRDIKNIKRVVGLSMLLGVTSAFLFTLVSFLKPQLVMSIFTNSEPTIIIGAKYLKIVCISYVITAVTQIFMSALRSVNQVKLPVVISLVAIVTNVILNYVLIFGKFGFPELGVEGAAIATLIARIVEVVAMILLVYYKKSPVSISVSHLFFYDKDLYSIYFKTASPVIMNEFMWGLGITMYSLAYGRMGDNAMAAITITQNIEQILQVVFMGISNATAVILGNELGAGKLKDAELHAKFILILQAMVTVVIIALGIVFMNPMIAVFHMEPVVSASIRKCLLVFLAYLFFKVFNTVNIVGILRSGGDTKAALFLDVTGVWLIGIPMAFLGGLVFHFPIEAVYAMVLSEEIYKMILGIPRYRKKKWLRNIVA from the coding sequence ATGAATTTAATTCACGAAATGAAGCAAGATAAAGCCTTTCTGAAAAAGGCCGCAATGATAGCTATTCCTATAGCTTTACAAGGGCTTTTAAACAATGTTTTAAATTTTGTTGATACCCTAATGATTAGCCGTCTTGATACTACAACAGTGGCCGCAGTAGGAATTGCAAATAAGATTTTTTTTGTAGTGAGTCTTCTGTTATTTGGAATTTGCAGTGGCTCTTGTATTCTGACCTCTCAATATTGGGGGATGAGGGATATTAAAAACATTAAGCGTGTTGTCGGGCTATCCATGCTGCTTGGTGTTACGAGTGCTTTTTTATTTACTTTAGTCTCATTTCTAAAGCCTCAATTAGTAATGAGTATCTTTACAAACAGTGAACCAACAATAATAATTGGTGCGAAATATTTAAAGATTGTATGTATTAGTTATGTAATAACAGCAGTCACCCAAATTTTCATGTCTGCACTTCGAAGTGTGAATCAGGTAAAACTACCAGTTGTAATTAGCCTTGTTGCGATAGTGACGAATGTTATTTTAAATTATGTCTTGATTTTTGGTAAGTTTGGATTTCCAGAGCTAGGAGTAGAAGGTGCAGCTATAGCCACATTAATTGCAAGAATTGTAGAGGTTGTAGCAATGATTTTACTCGTATATTATAAGAAAAGTCCAGTTTCAATTAGCGTGTCACATCTTTTCTTTTACGATAAAGATTTATACTCCATCTACTTTAAAACTGCATCTCCGGTTATTATGAATGAGTTTATGTGGGGACTTGGAATTACGATGTATTCCCTTGCCTATGGTAGAATGGGTGATAATGCGATGGCTGCTATCACAATAACTCAAAATATTGAACAGATATTACAGGTTGTTTTTATGGGAATCAGTAATGCAACGGCAGTTATTCTTGGTAATGAACTTGGTGCAGGAAAATTAAAGGATGCAGAGCTTCATGCAAAATTTATATTAATTCTGCAAGCAATGGTAACGGTAGTAATTATTGCACTTGGGATAGTTTTTATGAATCCAATGATTGCAGTTTTTCATATGGAACCAGTTGTTTCTGCATCTATTCGAAAGTGCTTATTGGTGTTCCTTGCTTATTTATTTTTTAAAGTATTTAATACGGTTAATATCGTTGGTATCCTCCGAAGTGGCGGAGATACCAAAGCCGCGTTATTTCTTGATGTCACTGGTGTTTGGTTGATAGGAATACCGATGGCTTTTCTTGGTGGTTTAGTGTTTCATTTTCCAATAGAAGCAGTATATGCAATGGTTTTATCAGAAGAAATTTATAAGATGATACTTGGAATTCCTAGATATCGTAAGAAAAAATGGTTGAGGAATATCGTAGCTTAG